The stretch of DNA CACTCCGGCGGTGCCTGCACCGTAGACCAGGATGCGGGTGTCCTTGAAATCGGTTTTCGCGATGTTGCGGGCGGCGATCAGTGCGGCCAGCATGGTCACACCGGTGCCTTGGATGTCATCGTTCAGGGTCAGTACGTTGTTGCGATAACGTTCGAGAATCGGCGCCGCGGTGGAACGTCCGAAGTCCTCCCAGTGGATGAGGGCGCTGGGGTAGAGATCGAGGCTTGCATGCACGAAGTCGTCGATGAAATCGTCGTAACGCTGCCCTCGCACGCGGTTGAAGCGGTTGCCCATGTAATTCGGGTTGTCGAGCAGCTCCTTGCGGTCGGTGCCGACGTCGATCATCACCGGCAGCACGCGTGAGGGGTCTATGCCGGCTGCGGCCGTGTAGACGGCGAGTTTGCCGGTAAGGATTTCCGCCCCGTTGGAACCCCAGTCGCCGATGCCCAAGATGCCTTCGCCGTCAGTGGCCACGACCAGGTCGATTTCTCGATCGCCGGCATATTGTTTGAGCGCAGCCTTGATGCGGTCGGGGTGGTCGATGGAGATGTAGGCCACATCGCTGCCGGTGTAGAACTCTGTGTAACGCTGGATGGACTGGGCCACGGTCGGCGCGTAGACGATGGGCATGTACTCGGTCAGGTGACGACCCATGCTCACGTAGAAGAGGTTACGGTTCCTGCGGCATACGCTCATCAGATAGATTCGCTTTTCCAGATTGGTCGTCTTCGACTGGAAACGTTCATAGACCACGGCCTCCTGGTGATCGAGGTCCTGGACGGCCGCAGGAAGCAGGCCATCGATGCCCAGTTCCTTGCGTTCGTCGTAGGAGTAGGCCAGATCACGGTTGACAAAGGAATCGTGTAACGCGTTCATCGTTGTCATCATCGCTCGCATTCTCTTAAAGGCCTCGGCGTCTTTACCGAAGCATGTGCTTACGTGTTCACGCTATACAAGAGGATGGCGGCCCCGCAAATAAATATTTCCAATATCGTATAC from Bifidobacterium sp. ESL0800 encodes:
- a CDS encoding NAD-dependent malic enzyme; its protein translation is MMTTMNALHDSFVNRDLAYSYDERKELGIDGLLPAAVQDLDHQEAVVYERFQSKTTNLEKRIYLMSVCRRNRNLFYVSMGRHLTEYMPIVYAPTVAQSIQRYTEFYTGSDVAYISIDHPDRIKAALKQYAGDREIDLVVATDGEGILGIGDWGSNGAEILTGKLAVYTAAAGIDPSRVLPVMIDVGTDRKELLDNPNYMGNRFNRVRGQRYDDFIDDFVHASLDLYPSALIHWEDFGRSTAAPILERYRNNVLTLNDDIQGTGVTMLAALIAARNIAKTDFKDTRILVYGAGTAGVGIADQLVEDLIERGGIDPEVALRQVALVDRFGLIEEGQDDLTEGQKKYARKPGEFAGLSDPTDLAAIVEAFKPTVLIGTSTNTGAFTEDVVRTMSKYCERPLICPISNPTELMEAKAVDVINWSDGRAFVTTGTPSDPVEYNGVTHYVGQGNNALMYPGICFGAIVGKASHISQGMLLAAAYAISDMIDVDKPGVAVLPPVSSLTEISRRVAYAVASEAIKEGLNREPVGDVNAALDAATWHPGY